Genomic segment of Paenalkalicoccus suaedae:
GACTATTTAACAACGAAGATTTCCCCACGTTTGGTCGACCAATAATAACGGTCGATAATCCTTCACGCAAAATCTTTCCTTGGTGAGCAGTCAGTAACAGCCTCTCAATTCCCTCTCTCACTTCTGAGCCACGTTCCTTTATCAGTTCAAGCGTCATTTCTTCTGCATCATACTCTGGATAATCAATATTTACTTCTACCGAAGCGACTGTTTCGAGCAACGATTGACGAAGTGTTTGGATACGCTGCGAAAGCTTTCCTTCTACTTGATTAATTGCTACGTTCATCGCCCGATCCGTTTTGGCGCGAATAAGATCCATGACGGCTTCTGCTTGTGAAAGGTCAATCCGACCATGTAAAAATGCACGCTTCGTAAATTCGCCAGGCTCCGCTAAGCGCGCTCCGTGCGAAAGAATGAGCTGGAGTACGCGATTCACAGAGATCAGCCCACCGTGACAGTTGATTTCGATAATATCTTCTTTTGTATATGTTTTTGGTGCACGTAATACAGATACCATCACTTCCTCAATCGTATCGCCACTTTTAGGATCAACAATGTGCCCATAATTGATCGTATGAGTGTCAACATCCTGAAGTGACTTTGTTCCCTTATATACGATGTCTGCGATAGCTACCGCCTGATCACCGCTAATCCGAACGATGCCGATCGCACCTTCTCCCATCGGCGTCGATATTGCTGCAATTGTGTCCATCTCCATGTCACAACGCCTCCTTTCTCTTCTCCCTCTTTTTGACCGAAAAAAATGTATATGACTTCCATTAATAAATGAACTGATTCCAAATAAATAGATTATCATAGTTCAAGCCAAGAAGAAAGAGAAAAACGCTTGATGTTTATGGATCTTGATGGAAGTTTATCCACATGTGGATAACATAATTTACTCCAATTCTTTAAAAACATCTTTTAGAGACCCATTTGCCTCCATGAAAAAAGCCCACTGGAATGTTATGTCCAGTGAGCTTTTCAAGCGATTATCTAGGATGACTGAATTATTTTGGTATGACGACGATGCGTCGATGTGGTTCGCGACCATCAGAGCGTGTCTCAATGCCTTGTACGTTTTGTAACGCAGAATGAATGATCTTCCGCTCATGCGCGCTCATAGGTTCAAGATGAACCTCACGCTTTGTACGAGCCGCTTTATTGGCTACTCGTTCAGCAAGCTCAATCAATGTCTGCTTACGTCTCTCACGATAGCCCTCCGCATCCAAGTAAATACGCACATAGTTCTCTGAGTGTTTATTTGCTACAAGATTAACAAGATATTGGAGAGAATCGAGTGTCTGACCTCGTTTACCAATTAAAACGCCGATATCTGTACCTGAGATTAAAAAGTAAATCCCTTCTTGTCTTTTTTCTGTAGCAACACTCGCGGCAACGCCCATTTTATCAATGGTTTCCCGCAAAAAGACTAGTGCCTCTTTTACTGGATCAGGTTTCAGGCGGAGCTCGACAACTGCTGGCTTTCCACCGATTAAGCCTAAAAATCCTTTTTGAGCTTCTTCAATAACGTCAATGGTGACAGAATCTTTTGTCGCATCAAGCTTTTTAAGACCTAGTTCAATTGCTTCTTCTACCGTCTTACCAGAAACAGTCACTTTATTCACTAGCTTTTCGCTCCTCCCGCTTTCGCCTCTTCACGGCTTTTTCCTACATTTGGTCCAGTAATGAAATATGTCTGTGCGATCATAAATAAGTTACCGATAACCCAGTATAGCGCAAGTGCCGCTGGGAAGAATGCTGCAAAGGCAATAATCATGATAGGCATGAGGTAAAGGAGAATGCGCATTTGCGGATTATCTTGTACCATCATCATCTTTTGCTGAATGTACGTTGTAGCTCCAGCAACTAACGGCAAAATAAAGAATGGATCCGCTGAACCGAGCTCAAACCATAGAAATTCTTGTGCTGCACCTGTATACGTAGGATCAACGTCTGGATTGATCTGTGGTGTACGGATGATTGCGTGATAAAACGCAATTAAGATTGGCATTTGTACAAGGATTGGTAAACACCCAGCAAGCGGATTTACGTTATGCTTTTGGAACAGTTGCATCATTTCCTGCTGTAGCTTTTGCTGAGTTTGCTGATCCTTTGCACTGTATTTCTCACGAAGCTCTGCCATGTGTGGCTGAAGAGCCTGCATAGCCTTTGTTGACTTTGTTTGCTTGATCATAAGTGGCAAAATGAGAATACGAAGTAAAATTGTTACGATAATAATCGCAAGTCCATAGCTGTTGTTTAATGCATCTGCGATCGTTGTCATTAACCACGAAAGTGGATAAACGAAAAACGGATCCCAAATCCCTGTATTCTCTGCACGGATCGGCTCATCGATGTTAAAACACCCTGTCATAAGCAGCATGAAGCCGACAAGCAATGCTGCTAAACTAAGTTTCTTTCCCACGCTTGATCCTCCTATCTAGTTACTCCTATAACGCTCGGAGTCTTCCAAAAACCTTGATGTAAGTAATCAGGACGAGTTCTTCTTTGGTGGAACCGGATCATGACCACCAGGATGAAAGGGCTGACATTTTAACAATCGAATAATCGTTAAATAGCTCCCCTTAAAGACACCATGCACGCGTAGGGCCTCAATGCCGTACTG
This window contains:
- the mnmE gene encoding tRNA uridine-5-carboxymethylaminomethyl(34) synthesis GTPase MnmE, with the translated sequence MEMDTIAAISTPMGEGAIGIVRISGDQAVAIADIVYKGTKSLQDVDTHTINYGHIVDPKSGDTIEEVMVSVLRAPKTYTKEDIIEINCHGGLISVNRVLQLILSHGARLAEPGEFTKRAFLHGRIDLSQAEAVMDLIRAKTDRAMNVAINQVEGKLSQRIQTLRQSLLETVASVEVNIDYPEYDAEEMTLELIKERGSEVREGIERLLLTAHQGKILREGLSTVIIGRPNVGKSSLLNSLVHENKAIVTDIPGTTRDVIEEYVNVRGVPLKLLDTAGIRETEDIVERLGVERSRKLVNEAELVLLVLNYNEELSDADRELFELVSSNDMIVIVNKVDLEQRLDLSRVQELAGRNPVVSTSLLQDEGVDELEEAIRALFFEGDLDAGDMSYVSNSRHIALLQQAKQAIEDALEATHGGMPIDMVQIDITKAWELLGEVIGDTVQESLIDQLFSQFCLGK
- the jag gene encoding RNA-binding cell elongation regulator Jag/EloR produces the protein MNKVTVSGKTVEEAIELGLKKLDATKDSVTIDVIEEAQKGFLGLIGGKPAVVELRLKPDPVKEALVFLRETIDKMGVAASVATEKRQEGIYFLISGTDIGVLIGKRGQTLDSLQYLVNLVANKHSENYVRIYLDAEGYRERRKQTLIELAERVANKAARTKREVHLEPMSAHERKIIHSALQNVQGIETRSDGREPHRRIVVIPK
- the spoIIIJ gene encoding YidC family membrane integrase SpoIIIJ — protein: MGKKLSLAALLVGFMLLMTGCFNIDEPIRAENTGIWDPFFVYPLSWLMTTIADALNNSYGLAIIIVTILLRILILPLMIKQTKSTKAMQALQPHMAELREKYSAKDQQTQQKLQQEMMQLFQKHNVNPLAGCLPILVQMPILIAFYHAIIRTPQINPDVDPTYTGAAQEFLWFELGSADPFFILPLVAGATTYIQQKMMMVQDNPQMRILLYLMPIMIIAFAAFFPAALALYWVIGNLFMIAQTYFITGPNVGKSREEAKAGGAKS
- the yidD gene encoding membrane protein insertion efficiency factor YidD gives rise to the protein MKHVFIGIIRFYQRFISRYTPPTCRFYPTCSQYGIEALRVHGVFKGSYLTIIRLLKCQPFHPGGHDPVPPKKNSS